From Tautonia marina:
CCAACCCATCAATCGCTTCGCCCCATCACCGAACTCATCCCCCGCTCCCGACGAGGCATCCCCCGATCCCGACCCCCTCACGATCTCACGGAACGAACCCACTGCGGAGCCATCCTCCCCAATCGAAATTTCGCCGAACCACAACCCGGAAAACAAGTTACGCCCAAACTCCTCTGAACCGTCTCCGCGTCGTCCCGAGCGCTCCCGCCCCAACGTTCGACCCCTGACCGACCGCCTCCGACCTCCGAACCGCACCTGAACCGATCCAGTTCGCCCCTGGTTTCGTTCCGCTCGTCCCTGCTCCGGTGCCGACCTGCTTGACAGGGCGCGCCCTCCCTCGACGAGCAACACCCAGGCCGTGGCCTTCGCTCAATGCTCCGTCCCCACACCCGGCCATGACACCTACCCGAATCGCCTCTGATCAGAACCCGTCCTGTCCTTCCGGGACCAGGAGCACCATCTCCTCGATCCGGTAGCGACTCGGCTGGTTGTCGGGTTGGAGGCGGAAGCTGTCGATCGGCTCGGCGATCCAGACGACCATCTCCCGATCCGGACCGACCGGGAGCGTCCACTGCTGGTATTGCTGGTCCTCGGGGAATCGGTCCTGGTTCGATCGCTTCCACTGGAGCTTGAACCGCGCCGAGGTCGCCGGGCCGTTCTCCAGGTCGTACCGAATCCGAATGCCGGCCACGAAGGTTCGCTCCGGCAGTTCGAACGTCGCCCAGGGATCGACCCCGGTTGCCTCGATCGTCCCGGTTTGCGGCTCCCAACGCGCCAGACTGAATCGCTCCGGAGGCCCGACCGGCACTTCCTGGAATGGCGGATTGGGACGTGCCCCGCGGAACACCCCCCGATTCGCCTCGACCAGCAAGGGCAGCCCCTTGCCCAGATCATCGTGCGAGGAGTGCAAGAACCCCGTATGCCGCGCCGCGATGGCAAACGGCGGCAAGCCCAGGCGCAGGTCGGCCACCACGGCTTCGGAATCGATCCTCCGTTGTCGGCCTTGCTCCAGGCCAATCTCCGTGTTCGGCCAGAGCAGAACCAGACTACCCGCGAACAGAACCATGAGCACCAGCCGCCCCGACACCCTCGGACCAAACCGCGCCCAAGCCAGGCCCGCCAGGCACGGAATCTGTGCCGCCAGGGTGACATACCGCGGCTCCAAGCCTCCCCGATCGTTCGTGCCCGATCTCCCCCACGCCAGGCTTGCCGCCAGGATGCCGAATCCGGCCAGGACCGCGAGCATTCCGAGCGCTCGTGCCCGCTCCTCACGATTCCGCCAGGCCGTCAGGCCCAGCAAGACCGTTGTGGCAGCCGAGAGGATCAGCACCACCGCCCCACCGAGTCGCCAGGCGTCTCCCGCAATCGGCCCGAACCCAATCGCCAGAAATTGCAATCCCGTCCGCACCACCGCCCCGATCCCTGGCGCCCGGTCGATCTGCGGCGGCCGTTCGTATCCCACGAAATATCCGATCGTCACCAGGACGCCCGGCACCGCCGCCGCAATCGCCGTCCAGCCTCCGGCCGTCCCCGACCGCAATCGAACCAGACCGAGCCCAATCATCCAGGCCGCCAGCGGCGGCACCATCACCAGCCCACTCGCCGCGCACAGCGGCAGCAACACCAGCACCGCTCCCAGACCGATCAGGGTTCCCGATCGCACCGATCCCGCCCGGCTCGCGATCAATGCCCCCGCCCCGACCGCCAGCAAGGTCGAAAGCCCGAAGGCAATCTGCCAGCTCCAGAGCATGTTGTTGTGGTGTCCCCAGTTCAGGAGCAGGATCGGAAACCATGCATCAACATAACTCCAACGCCCCCGAGCCGCCCGCAACGCCACCATCACGCCCGCGGCCAGGATCGACAGACAGGCGACAACCGCCACCATGCCCGCTCGGAAGTCATCATTCGCCAGGCGATACGCTCCCAGCAACACCAGTCTCGGCAACGGCACCCGATGCTCAAAGTGCTGCGACCAGAGATAGCTCGGCGTCACCGGTTGCTCACCCACCAGTGCCGGAACGATCGCAAAATCATCATAAAAGGGGACAATCGGCCCGAACCGCAACACAAAGCCGAACGCCGCGACCGACATCACCAGCCAGGTTCCCCAGGCGAACCACCCTGCCCCCGGCTCGTCATCGGCCCGAAGATCGCGACACTCGGCAAGCTCGGCCATTGGTCAGCGAGCCCCCACAGCCTGGGCCTCGGCGAGCATGGCCAATGCCTCCTGCTTGGTCGATTCCGCAGCCGAATCTCCCCGGAGCATCGCGGCCAGCTCATCAATCCGATCATGATCAATCAGTTGTTCAATCGTCGTTCGGGTTCGTCCCCTCGTCGTCTGCTTGCGAATGACCCACTGGTGCATCGCATAACTGGCCATCTGAGGCAAGTGAGTGACACAAATCAACTGATGATGTTCCGATAATGCCGCCAGCTTCTTCCCAAGCACCGCTCCGAGCCGGCCGCCGACCCCCGTATCGATCTCGTCAAAGACGAGCGTCGGCACCCGATCGACCCCGGCCAGAACCGTCTTGATCGCCAGCGTCAGGCGAGACAGCTCCCCTCCCGAGGCGATCTTTCGCAAGGGTCTCGGCGGTTCTCCCGGGTTCGGAGCGAAGCGAATCTCGACCCGATCGGCCCCCCCATCCGGCGGCGCCGTGGCGGTCGGATCGTCTCCCATCGGCAGCGCCTCAACCTGCACTTGAAGCTTGGCCTGTCCGAGGCTCAGGTCTTTCAAGTGCCCTTGAACCGCCTTGGCAAACGCCTGGCTTGTCTTGCGGCGAGCCTCGGTCAGCTCCTCAGCCGCCTCCCGAAGCACGGCCCAGGCCTCGGCCAGCGGAGCATCCAGTTGCTGCAAGTCGGCCTCGTCCCGCTCGATGGTGGCCAGTTGATCCTCGACCTCATCCCATCGCGCGGCCAGGCCATCCGGCTCGCAACGGAACCGCTGACTGAGCTTGCGATACAATGCCAACCTGGCTTCGAGCTGTTCGAGACGCCCCGGATCCTCGCCCGACTCGTCGGCCAGGTCGCGGAGCATGTAGGCCACTTCCCTCGCCTCATCGGCCAGTCGGCCAAGCGTCGCGGCGGCCTCGCCCAGTTCGGGCACAGCCTCTCCCAGCGGTTCCAGCCGACGAGCCACCTTGCCGATCATTGCCTGAGCCGATCGGTCCGCCTCGTACAGCAGGGCGAATCCCTCGGCCGCGGCCTCCCGGATCGACTCGGCCCCAGCCAACCGGCGGGCCTCTCGGTTCAAGTCGTCGTACTCGCCGGGCTTCGGCTCGGCCGAGGCCAGCTCATCTCGCTCGAACTCCAGCAGTTCCCGTTCGCGTCGGCGACGATCCGCCGCGTCGATCAGGGCCAGACGACGCTTGCGGATTGCTTCATGCGTCGAGCGAGCCTCCTGATACGCCGCCACCACGCGCTCCAGCCCTCCGTAGGCATCGAGCAGACTCCGCTGGCGGTCGGGATCGAGCAGGGTCTGCGTCTCGTGCTGCCCGTGCACGTCAATCAGGCGAGGAGCAAGCCGTTTCAGGGTCGCCACCGGCACCGGCAAGCCATTGGCATGGGCCGAGCTTCGACCGTTCTCCCCGATCCGACGGGTCACGATCAACTGGTCATCATCGATCGGTCCGCCGAGGATCCCCTCGACCTCAGCCCTCAGCTCGTCATCGGCCGACAGGTCGAAGACGGCCGCCGCGCGGGCCTCATCCTTACCGTCTCGGACCAGCTCGGCCGAGGCCTTGCCGCCGAGCACCAGGCCCAGGGCCGTCAGCAAGAGACTCTTACCCGCCCCGGTCTCGCCGGTCCAGGCACAGTAGCCCTCTCGCAGTTCGACCCGGGCATCCTCGATCAACGCCAGATTCTGGACCGACAGTTCTCGGAGCACGGCGAGCGACCTCCGGTTGTCCTCACCACCGATCGAGTCCGGCATCGACCGGGCCGATCAGCGCAACCCCAGGTTCCGGGCATGGAACTCCACGGCCTCCTGGACGTGGGCATCCCAGTATGCCCAGTCATGACCGCCGGGGAATTCCTCATATTCGTGCGGGATCTGCAAGTCGTTCAGATGTGTGTGAAAGGCTCGGTTCTGATCGAGCAGGAAGTCTTCGGTCCCGCAATCGATCCGCAGCTTCGGCAAGATTCCGTGATCGATTTGCTCGACCAGGGTAAAGGGATCCTCCGGTCCCCCCGAGGGATCAGGCCCGAAGATCCGGCCAAACTCGGGGCTCAACGCTCTCCCTTCACCAATCCCATGAACAAAACCGAGGGCCCCGGAATGGGAGTTGACGCTGGCAAATCGGTCGTGATGCTTCACCCCGACCTTCACTGCGCCGTATCCTCCCATCGAGAGGCCGCCAATCGCCCGTCCCGAGCGTTCGGCCTTCACTGGAAACGTACGATCGACGAACGACACGAGTTCCAGCAGATCATCCTCGTACGCCGCGCCCTCGACTGCGTTGGAGTACCAGCCACGACCGCCATCGGGCATGACGACGGCCATCGGCAACCCAGCAACATAGCGTTCGATGCTGGTCCGACGCATCCAGATCGTATGATCATCCGAAAGGCCGTGCAGCAGATAGAACACCGACCAGGGGCGGTCGATCCTCGGATCGTCCGGAAAGACGATGTTGAACGCCGATGCCTTGCGCAAGGCCTGGCTGAAATACTGGATCGTGGCAAACGCCATCCGGTCGGCCTCCGTGGGCGGCCGGGATCGCACCTCGTGCGATCGGGCCTATTTGACTTTCGAACCCGGCAGGCACTCGGGATCGGCCGGGGTCAGCAGCACGACCTTATCGCCCGAACTGGCCGCAAGCAACATGCCGTTCGACGACTCTCCCCGGAGCATGGCCGGTTCCAGATTGTTGACCACCACGATCAAACGACCGACAAGGTCTTCGGGAGCGTAGTGCTGTTTAATGCCCGCGACGATCTGCTTCTGCTCGTCGCCGAGGTCCACCTGCAACAGCAAGAGCTTGTCGGCATTCGGATGGGGACGAGCCTCCAGCACCTTGGCAATGCGGAGGTCGAGCTTGGCAAACTGGTCGTAAGTGATCGGATCGGCCATCGTCGACTCGATTGGCTGCGCCTCGGTGGCCAGAGAATCGACCACCGGCATGTTCGGCACCTCGGTCGGGGCACGACACCCGTGCCCCTCGTCGAGCATCCTATCGCCCCATTCATCGGCTCGTCAAGCCGTCAGTCTGAACTTGCGTTCACAATTCGCTCAGGATGTTGCCAGCCACCGGCGCAACGTCTCGGGTGGTTCTCCCGTTGCTTTCGGTGGGAGCACCACGGAAGCAGGGGACAATCGATTCTCAATCTGCGCCTCAAGGAATTATCGAGGGGAGACCAGCCGGGCAAGCCCTCGACCCAGATCTCGGATCACCGCCCAGGCGATGACAAACGGCGTGCTGGGACGGGTCAGAATCGTCGGTAAATTGCGCTCGAACAGGAAATGACCTGCGAACATGAACGCATAACCGCCAAGAAAAAGGCCCAGCGACCAGAGGGGGCGGAATGGGAGCAGAAGGATTGCCGCCGCGACCATCGGCCAGCCCACTCCGACATGCAACACATGGTTGATCGGGTGGGAATGATCTTGGCGATACTTTTCGATCAGCCGGGCCATCCTGGGGGAACCAGACACCGAGGGCATGAACGACGGCATCAGCGAGCACTCCTTCCTTGCGCACTCTTGGGAGCGAGATGGGGATGGAACCAGCATGTCCCTGGAACATGGGACGACCGGAAACGCTCTCAGACTATCCTCCAGCCCGTCACGCTCCAAGGTCAGTCCGATTCTCCGGGGCAAGCCTCTCCTGGCCCCATCAATCCCCCGCCTCGGCATCGTCCCGCCCGGAAGGGGTCGGCAGCGTGCTGGGGTCGAGCCCTTCTCGGACCTTCGGATCGTCGTAGCGGTCAAGCTTGGGGTGGGCGACCATCGGCCATCGCTTCGAGAAATCCCAGTGAGGGTCGTTGTCGCTGTCGTGGCAGCGAATGCAAAGCGTCTGCTCGGCTTCTTCGCGAGTCAGGACCATCTGGGAACGGTACTCCCAGTTCATCGGGTCGGTCACGTGCAGCGAGCCGGGGCCGTGGCAGTTCTCGCACTGCTGATTGCTCAGGTGAGGAGTGGTCGCGGCGTTGACGAACCCCGAGTCGAACTCGAACCCGGTGGTGTGGCAACTGACGCATTCGGCGTCCATGGTCCGATTGCCGCGATGCCCCGACTCGATGGCAGCCAAGGCATAGGCATGTTTGGTGGTGGACCACTTTTGATAGGTGTTCGGATGGCAGTTTTTGCAGGTCTCCGCGCCGACGAAGCGGGCTCCCGAGGGATGAGGACGGCGCGGGTAGTTTTCCACCACCTCGTTCTGGGCCAAGCGGTTCAGGTACTCCTCCCCGAGCAAGGAACGGATCGGCTCGACATCGTCGTAGCGGGAGTCGAGACGAACCCGACGGTATCGAGGGCGGCCGGGAGTGTCTGCAAACAGGTCGAGCAAGCCCACTTGCTGGCCCTTCTTGCCGACCAGGACCAGAGTTGTCGAGCCATCGTGCAACCGCTCGGGACGGGCAGGAGCCAACTCGAACTCCGATTTGCCCACGACGATCTCGACCTCGGGAAAGGCCTCGGCCAGCGATCGGGCCAGATCACTCGGGCCTTGAACCATGAGGATCTGCACATCGGTTTCCGACTGGAGCGAGGGCAGAGCAACCTGGATCGACTCCATCGGGTCGAGGACGCGCTGGATGTAAAAGTCCTGCTCCGGATCGGCCAGGGCCGAGATTGCGCGAGGGTCGACCACGGCAAGAATGCCCAGAGAAAGGCCCCCGGCCTCGACCCGAATCGACGCGCGAAAGGTCTCCTCAAGCCCCTCGGCCGGTTGAATGTTGGTGGCCACGAGGGGAGGAGCATCCGGAACGTTGAGATACTGACCGAGGAATTCGCCCATGCCAATTTCGAGGTCGTCGGGACTCAGGGCAAGCGCCTGGTAGCCGAGGCGGGCGAGCGCTTCGAGTCCGATTCCCTGCTTGATGCGGATCTGGTCGGGCCCCGCCCGAGAGCCCGCCGGATCGGCAATGATGCTTCCGAGGTCGATGGGGACGAGGTCCTGGCCCTGCTCACGGAGCTGGTTCATCAGGTCGGCCCGTCGTCCCAGGCCGCCCGTCTGGCCGTCGGTGCAGCCGCAGGGTTCGAGGTAGCCGTTTTGCTGGCCGGAGACAAGCAGCACCGCGTCGGCCGGTCGGTCGTCATCCTGCGCATCTTCGGCCAGGTCGTCATCCGGAGGAGCTGGAACCGGTTTGATGTCGGGAGTCTCAGGAGCATTGTTCGAGGAACAGCCGACATAGACCAGGATGGCCGCCCCGACCAGGACCGAGGCCACCGCCCTCCAGGGGCTCCGACTGTCAGTCATCAATTCCAACGCTCCGTCTCGGTTCGTCCGTTGCGGAAGAATGCTGCCCCCGTCCCGGAGGGCAACCGGCGAAGGTCTCAACGTCCCTCGGCACGAGTCGTTTCGTGCCGAGGGGGAGAATTCACGGTCAGGGGAACGACCGGGAACCAGGGCGAGACACCTCGAAGGCTCAGTGCCGGCCCCCTGATTCTGACGCTCCAGATACGGGCGGAGCTCGCGTCAGCCGCCTCGCACCAGGACCTCGACGGGAACCTTCACTTCCTCGGCCTGAGGGTGATCGGTTTCCAGGATCAGAACCCCCTTATGAATGCCGGGTTTGGCCCCTGGGGGGACGCTGACCTGCAAGCGGTACTGACGGAATTGCTCCGAGGCGTTCACCTCGGACACCGGCTCGACCGTTCCTTCGACGATCCCCTGAAGCGAGTCGGGAACGCGGACGGTGAAGGTGGTTTGATCGTGGTTCCGGACGTTGAGCATGACCGTGACGGTTCGCCCCTGCGAGCGATCGACGCCCGGCACGTAGAGTCGTTCGGGCATGGCGGCGATCGGTCCGACAATTTGGCCGCTGATGGGCAACTCGACCTCGGGCCGGATCGGGTGGTCGGTCTTGAGGGTGATGAGATCCGCGAATCGCCCCAGAGGAAGTCCGGGCTTGAGGAGAACCGTGACCCGATAGGCGGAGGTCACGGGAGGCAGCTCCTCGTCGTGATCGTGGTCAGAGGGGGGGCTTCCGGGGCCGTGCGAGTGGCCGACAATCGATTCGAGCCGGGCGGCGTTGAAGGCCTCCAACTCCTCTTCGGTCAGGGTCCGTACCTCGGCGTCGATCACGCCGGGGCGAGAGCTGGCCGGATTCGGCTCGATGGTCAGCTCGGGATAGGTGGGAGAAAAGACGATGGTCGACAAGGAGGTTTCCTCGTCGCTCGGGACCGACGGAAAGTCGAGCCGGGGCGGGTCGACGACGACGGCCGGAGTGATGACTCCCTTGACCATGAAGCTCAGGGTCGGGTGATGTTCATAATCGTTGGTGGCGAACCGCGCATAGGTGCTGAACTGACCGATCTTGTCGCGGGTTTCCCAGGCGACGGCCAGCTCGACCTCTTCGCCGGGTTCGATCTCAACGGTTCCCCCTTCGGTCAGCGATTGCTTCTCTTCGCCGACCGTCACCCCGGTGCAGGTGCAGGGTTTATCGATGAAGCGGAGCTGGAGCGTTCCCTCCCCCTCGTTGCGAAGGGTCCAGGCGCGGGAGCCCCGATCCTGCTCGCTCATCAACCCAAAATCATGGGTTGGCTCGTCATCGAAGACCAGCACGGGAGGCGGTCCGGTTTCTTCGTCGAACCGAGCCGAGGGGACCGGCCCGGCCACGTCGGCCGGCAGGTAGCTGACAGCCAACGGAATGGCCGCCGCCACGACAACAATCAGCACGGCCAGGATGATCCAGCGGATCATGATCGAGCAGCTCCGTGGCGAGGAGAGATCAAAGAAGAAGGCCGGGCGGCGGCACGATTTCCGACGATTCGACCTGGGTGCCGGCTCTGGCAGGCCACTGCCACGCGGTTGACACGTATTCGAATCCTCGGAAAACCACCGAGACGACGATCAGGCACGACCGCCAACCCAACACACCGGAATCGACCAGACCGAAAGTGGACACCCGGCCGATTCCGCAGCAATTGTAAAGGTCGGTTCGGAAGGGGGTCAAGCACAGGGACTCATATCCCGATCGACGAAAGATTTTTCTTAAAGTCGAACGGCAATGGATTGACACGAGTGGCAAGAGGCGTTACATCTTCAAATTGCCATCGTAGCGATCTCGCCTGCGATGGCCATCTCGGGGAGTTTTCCCCGACTGGCCGGGAGGAACGTCGGATCGCGTTCGCGACGTCATGATCTCACATTTCTTCCGTCCCTGTGCTGGCGTGTGTTCCGCACCCGGCACATTCCGATTTCCCATCTCCGTTTGCGCTCGGTGGAGTGCCTGAGTCAGACCCAGGCGAACGTCATGGCGAAGCGACTCTACGTCGGGAACCTAGCCTACACGGTCAACGATGCGGACCTGCTCGCCCTGTTCGAGCAATATGGTGCGGTCCGCTCCGCGCAGGTTTTGAAAGACCGTGAAACGAACCGGAGCCGCGGCTTCGGCTTTGTTGAAATGGATAACGATGACGAGGCCGACAACGCGATCTCCGCGCTGGACGGTCAGGACCACTCTGGTCGTCGTTTGACGGTGAATGAGGCCCGACCTCGGACGCCTGGCGGCAACGGCGGCGGTGGCGGCGGCTACGGCCGTGGTGGTGGTGGCTACGGCGGTGGCGGCGGCTACGGCGGTGGCGGCGGCTACGGCGGTGGTGGCGGCGGCGGCTACGATCGCTATTGAGCCGATCCCGTCCTGGCGGGTTGGATCGATTTGGCCCTTGTGCTTCGGCCCGGCTCGCCCGGCCTCAACCTCTCGGCCCCGTGGGTCCCGCGGTGGCCCATCATTGATGATGGCAAACCCTGATCCCAGTCCCTCGATCGACCCCCTCCTCGACCTGCGAGGGCGGCTCGAAGCCGTGCTGGACCATGACGTCCGTCCTGATCTCCGGGCCGATGGCGGTGATGTTGAGGTCGTCGGCATCGACCCGGATCGAATTGTGCAAATCCGCCTCTCCGGTGCGTGCCAGGGCTGTTCGTCGGCCGCGATCGTCCTGGCCATGCAAATCGAGTCGGTCGTGAAAGCACAGATTCCCGAAATCCGGTTCCTTGAACCAGTCCCCTGAGATCTTTGTGTCAGTCTGATTGTCCTCCTTGACCGACGGATGACCCCTCACAGGGTCGTGTTGAGCGTGCGGTTCCAGGTCGCGATGCGTAGAATCCATTGAGGTGCTCGCGCTTCTGGACCCCTTTGACGACCTGATTCGGTGCTCATCCGTCATGACGATGGTTTCGCAAGATTCTCGGGACGTCCGATCGGACGGCGAGCCCC
This genomic window contains:
- the recN gene encoding DNA repair protein RecN, whose protein sequence is MPDSIGGEDNRRSLAVLRELSVQNLALIEDARVELREGYCAWTGETGAGKSLLLTALGLVLGGKASAELVRDGKDEARAAAVFDLSADDELRAEVEGILGGPIDDDQLIVTRRIGENGRSSAHANGLPVPVATLKRLAPRLIDVHGQHETQTLLDPDRQRSLLDAYGGLERVVAAYQEARSTHEAIRKRRLALIDAADRRRRERELLEFERDELASAEPKPGEYDDLNREARRLAGAESIREAAAEGFALLYEADRSAQAMIGKVARRLEPLGEAVPELGEAAATLGRLADEAREVAYMLRDLADESGEDPGRLEQLEARLALYRKLSQRFRCEPDGLAARWDEVEDQLATIERDEADLQQLDAPLAEAWAVLREAAEELTEARRKTSQAFAKAVQGHLKDLSLGQAKLQVQVEALPMGDDPTATAPPDGGADRVEIRFAPNPGEPPRPLRKIASGGELSRLTLAIKTVLAGVDRVPTLVFDEIDTGVGGRLGAVLGKKLAALSEHHQLICVTHLPQMASYAMHQWVIRKQTTRGRTRTTIEQLIDHDRIDELAAMLRGDSAAESTKQEALAMLAEAQAVGAR
- a CDS encoding alpha/beta hydrolase produces the protein MAFATIQYFSQALRKASAFNIVFPDDPRIDRPWSVFYLLHGLSDDHTIWMRRTSIERYVAGLPMAVVMPDGGRGWYSNAVEGAAYEDDLLELVSFVDRTFPVKAERSGRAIGGLSMGGYGAVKVGVKHHDRFASVNSHSGALGFVHGIGEGRALSPEFGRIFGPDPSGGPEDPFTLVEQIDHGILPKLRIDCGTEDFLLDQNRAFHTHLNDLQIPHEYEEFPGGHDWAYWDAHVQEAVEFHARNLGLR
- the metG gene encoding methionine--tRNA ligase subunit beta, encoding MPVVDSLATEAQPIESTMADPITYDQFAKLDLRIAKVLEARPHPNADKLLLLQVDLGDEQKQIVAGIKQHYAPEDLVGRLIVVVNNLEPAMLRGESSNGMLLAASSGDKVVLLTPADPECLPGSKVK
- a CDS encoding DUF962 domain-containing protein, with amino-acid sequence MPSFMPSVSGSPRMARLIEKYRQDHSHPINHVLHVGVGWPMVAAAILLLPFRPLWSLGLFLGGYAFMFAGHFLFERNLPTILTRPSTPFVIAWAVIRDLGRGLARLVSPR
- a CDS encoding multiheme c-type cytochrome, yielding MTDSRSPWRAVASVLVGAAILVYVGCSSNNAPETPDIKPVPAPPDDDLAEDAQDDDRPADAVLLVSGQQNGYLEPCGCTDGQTGGLGRRADLMNQLREQGQDLVPIDLGSIIADPAGSRAGPDQIRIKQGIGLEALARLGYQALALSPDDLEIGMGEFLGQYLNVPDAPPLVATNIQPAEGLEETFRASIRVEAGGLSLGILAVVDPRAISALADPEQDFYIQRVLDPMESIQVALPSLQSETDVQILMVQGPSDLARSLAEAFPEVEIVVGKSEFELAPARPERLHDGSTTLVLVGKKGQQVGLLDLFADTPGRPRYRRVRLDSRYDDVEPIRSLLGEEYLNRLAQNEVVENYPRRPHPSGARFVGAETCKNCHPNTYQKWSTTKHAYALAAIESGHRGNRTMDAECVSCHTTGFEFDSGFVNAATTPHLSNQQCENCHGPGSLHVTDPMNWEYRSQMVLTREEAEQTLCIRCHDSDNDPHWDFSKRWPMVAHPKLDRYDDPKVREGLDPSTLPTPSGRDDAEAGD
- a CDS encoding DUF1573 domain-containing protein; translation: MIRWIILAVLIVVVAAAIPLAVSYLPADVAGPVPSARFDEETGPPPVLVFDDEPTHDFGLMSEQDRGSRAWTLRNEGEGTLQLRFIDKPCTCTGVTVGEEKQSLTEGGTVEIEPGEEVELAVAWETRDKIGQFSTYARFATNDYEHHPTLSFMVKGVITPAVVVDPPRLDFPSVPSDEETSLSTIVFSPTYPELTIEPNPASSRPGVIDAEVRTLTEEELEAFNAARLESIVGHSHGPGSPPSDHDHDEELPPVTSAYRVTVLLKPGLPLGRFADLITLKTDHPIRPEVELPISGQIVGPIAAMPERLYVPGVDRSQGRTVTVMLNVRNHDQTTFTVRVPDSLQGIVEGTVEPVSEVNASEQFRQYRLQVSVPPGAKPGIHKGVLILETDHPQAEEVKVPVEVLVRGG
- a CDS encoding RNA recognition motif domain-containing protein — translated: MAKRLYVGNLAYTVNDADLLALFEQYGAVRSAQVLKDRETNRSRGFGFVEMDNDDEADNAISALDGQDHSGRRLTVNEARPRTPGGNGGGGGGYGRGGGGYGGGGGYGGGGGYGGGGGGGYDRY
- a CDS encoding NifU family protein; amino-acid sequence: MMANPDPSPSIDPLLDLRGRLEAVLDHDVRPDLRADGGDVEVVGIDPDRIVQIRLSGACQGCSSAAIVLAMQIESVVKAQIPEIRFLEPVP